A genomic segment from Bradyrhizobium sp. CB1015 encodes:
- a CDS encoding endonuclease domain-containing protein, translating to MVSTSIRRAAAKKLRANTTPHERMLWRALKEFPMDGSHFRRQAPIGPYVVDFFCPAKRLIIELDGGHHNEDDTAARDLERQRWLEHEGYRVLRFWNSEIATDLTAVMERIYVEMYGSREAETTPLKHRRT from the coding sequence ATGGTCTCAACATCAATCCGCCGCGCCGCCGCAAAGAAGCTGCGAGCCAACACGACGCCGCACGAGCGGATGTTATGGCGTGCGCTCAAGGAATTTCCGATGGACGGCTCGCATTTTCGCCGGCAGGCACCGATCGGCCCCTACGTCGTCGACTTCTTCTGTCCGGCCAAGCGCCTCATCATCGAGCTCGATGGCGGCCACCACAACGAAGACGATACCGCCGCACGCGATCTCGAACGCCAACGCTGGCTCGAACACGAAGGCTATCGCGTCCTCCGTTTCTGGAATTCGGAGATCGCGACTGACCTGACCGCGGTGATGGAACGCATCTATGTCGAGATGTACGGATCGCGCGAGGCAGAGACGACACCCTTGAAACATCGCCGAACTTAG
- the glpK gene encoding glycerol kinase GlpK, with protein sequence MSFVLAIDQGTTSSRAIVFRGDISIAAKAQQEFPQHFPASGWVEHEPEDIWTSTVMVCREAMEHAGITAKDIAAIGITNQRETTVVWDRATGQAVHRAIVWQDRRTADICAKLKAEGREDVISQKTGLIIDPYFSGTKVAWILDHVPGARARAARGELMFGTIDCYLLWRLTGGKVHATDATNASRTLLFNIHTGEWDDELLEIIGVPRSMLPEVKDSSARFGESTPDLFGGPIVIAGIAGDQQAATIGQACFRPGMMKSTYGTGCFALLNTGTTPVVSRNKLLTTVAYQLEGKRTYALEGSIFVAGSAVQWLRDGLGIIKHAAETGPLADQSDSMQSVYLVPAFVGMGAPYWNPRVRGALFGLTRNTGPAELAHAALESVCYQTFDLWAAMRADWPSSETASVVLRVDGGMTASDWTMQRLADLLDAPVDRPVIQETTALGAAYLAGLQAGVYPEPTKFADNWRLEHRFKPNMSQATRERKLAGWARAVKGVLASDEGEG encoded by the coding sequence ATGTCTTTCGTCCTCGCCATCGACCAGGGCACCACCTCTTCGCGCGCGATCGTGTTTCGCGGCGACATTTCCATCGCTGCCAAGGCGCAACAGGAATTCCCGCAGCATTTTCCGGCCTCCGGCTGGGTCGAGCACGAGCCCGAGGACATCTGGACCTCGACCGTGATGGTCTGCCGCGAGGCGATGGAGCACGCCGGCATCACCGCAAAGGACATCGCCGCGATCGGCATCACCAATCAGCGCGAGACCACCGTGGTGTGGGACCGCGCCACCGGCCAGGCCGTGCACCGTGCCATCGTCTGGCAGGACCGCCGCACCGCCGACATCTGCGCCAAATTGAAAGCAGAAGGCCGCGAGGACGTGATCTCGCAGAAGACCGGCCTGATCATCGATCCCTATTTCTCTGGAACCAAAGTCGCCTGGATCCTCGACCACGTCCCTGGCGCCCGCGCCCGCGCCGCGCGCGGCGAACTGATGTTCGGCACCATCGATTGCTATCTGCTCTGGCGCCTCACCGGCGGCAAGGTGCACGCCACCGACGCCACCAATGCTTCGCGCACGCTGCTGTTCAACATCCACACCGGCGAGTGGGACGATGAACTCCTGGAGATCATCGGCGTGCCGCGCTCGATGCTGCCCGAGGTGAAGGATTCCTCCGCCCGCTTCGGCGAGAGCACGCCGGACCTGTTCGGCGGCCCCATCGTCATCGCCGGCATCGCCGGCGACCAGCAGGCCGCCACCATCGGCCAGGCCTGCTTCCGCCCGGGCATGATGAAGTCCACCTACGGCACCGGCTGCTTTGCCTTGCTCAACACCGGCACCACGCCCGTCGTCTCCAGGAACAAGCTGCTCACCACCGTCGCCTACCAGCTCGAGGGCAAGCGCACCTACGCGCTCGAAGGCTCGATCTTCGTCGCCGGCAGCGCCGTGCAATGGCTGCGCGACGGCCTCGGCATCATCAAGCACGCCGCCGAGACCGGACCTCTTGCCGATCAATCGGACTCGATGCAGAGCGTCTATCTGGTCCCCGCCTTCGTCGGCATGGGCGCGCCCTACTGGAATCCGCGCGTCCGCGGCGCGCTGTTCGGCCTCACCCGCAACACCGGTCCCGCCGAGCTCGCCCATGCCGCGCTGGAAAGCGTCTGCTACCAGACCTTCGATCTCTGGGCTGCGATGCGCGCGGACTGGCCGAGCTCGGAAACCGCCAGCGTCGTGCTCCGCGTCGACGGCGGCATGACCGCTTCCGACTGGACCATGCAGCGCCTCGCCGATCTCCTGGATGCGCCGGTGGATCGTCCCGTGATCCAGGAAACCACGGCCCTTGGCGCGGCCTACCTCGCCGGCCTCCAGGCGGGCGTCTATCCCGAGCCGACAAAATTCGCCGACAATTGGCGCCTCGAGCACCGCTTCAAGCCGAACATGAGCCAGGCCACGCGCGAGCGGAAGCTCGCCGGCTGGGCCCGCGCGGTGAAGGGCGTGCTCGCGAGCGACGAAGGGGAGGGGTAG
- a CDS encoding threonine/serine dehydratase, whose translation MSTLPWAILDGIMTATMDITRERIAATDAVIRPHIRRTPLVQADLADFGLPAAPVTFKLEMLQHSGSFKARGAFANLLLRQVPQTGVVAASGGNHGAAVAYAAQRLGIPATIFVPDITSPAKAERIRAYGAKLVIAGNRYADALAASEAHVAQTGALSVHAYDQAETLLGQGSVGLELEQDAPGIDTLLVAVGGGGLIGGIAAWYAGRTRIVAVEPEQSPTLHAAFEAGAPVDAPAGGIAADSLAPRRVGELMFPVARTHVERVVLVSDDAIRQAQAALWSHLRLVAEPGGAAAFAAVLSGRYRPSPTERVAILVCGANTNAVNFDS comes from the coding sequence ATGTCAACGCTCCCTTGGGCTATCCTGGACGGTATCATGACAGCGACAATGGACATCACACGGGAGCGAATTGCGGCGACCGACGCGGTCATCCGTCCCCATATCAGGCGCACGCCGCTAGTTCAGGCCGATCTCGCCGATTTCGGCCTACCGGCAGCGCCGGTCACGTTCAAGCTCGAGATGCTGCAGCATTCCGGATCGTTCAAGGCACGCGGCGCCTTCGCCAATCTGCTGCTGCGGCAGGTGCCGCAGACCGGTGTCGTCGCCGCCTCCGGCGGCAATCACGGCGCGGCCGTGGCCTATGCGGCGCAGCGGCTCGGCATTCCCGCCACGATCTTCGTGCCCGACATCACCTCGCCGGCCAAGGCCGAGCGGATCAGGGCTTACGGCGCAAAGCTCGTGATCGCGGGCAACCGCTACGCCGATGCGCTCGCCGCCAGCGAGGCGCATGTCGCGCAGACCGGTGCGCTGTCCGTACATGCCTACGATCAGGCCGAAACGCTGCTCGGCCAGGGCAGCGTCGGACTGGAATTGGAGCAGGATGCGCCCGGCATCGACACGCTGCTGGTGGCGGTCGGCGGCGGCGGGCTGATTGGCGGCATTGCGGCGTGGTACGCCGGCAGGACCCGCATCGTCGCGGTCGAGCCGGAGCAATCGCCAACCCTGCACGCCGCGTTCGAGGCGGGCGCGCCGGTCGATGCGCCGGCCGGCGGCATCGCCGCCGACAGCCTTGCGCCGCGGCGCGTCGGCGAGTTGATGTTTCCGGTCGCGCGCACCCATGTCGAGCGCGTCGTCCTGGTCAGCGACGATGCGATCCGGCAGGCCCAGGCCGCGCTGTGGTCGCACTTGCGCCTCGTGGCCGAGCCCGGCGGCGCAGCCGCCTTTGCCGCGGTGCTCTCCGGCCGCTATCGTCCTTCACCCACTGAGCGCGTCGCGATTCTGGTCTGCGGCGCCAACACCAATGCGGTGAATTTCGATAGCTGA
- a CDS encoding helix-turn-helix transcriptional regulator produces the protein MKFAVALRALANERRLQILEWLRDPRRHFREQEDGDLVEDGVCGLLIAEKLGVSAPTLSEHMRVLTSAKLVRAKRIKQWTMYKRNETAIAAIKRAIQDGF, from the coding sequence ATGAAATTTGCCGTCGCCTTGCGCGCGCTCGCCAACGAACGCCGCCTGCAGATCCTGGAATGGCTGCGGGATCCGCGGCGGCATTTTCGCGAGCAGGAAGACGGCGACCTGGTCGAGGACGGCGTCTGCGGATTGCTGATCGCCGAAAAGCTCGGCGTCAGTGCCCCGACATTGAGCGAGCACATGCGGGTGCTGACATCAGCCAAGCTGGTGCGCGCCAAGCGGATCAAGCAATGGACGATGTACAAGCGCAACGAGACCGCCATCGCCGCCATCAAGCGCGCGATCCAGGACGGCTTTTGA
- a CDS encoding glutathione S-transferase family protein gives MFLIGQYDSPFVRRVAIALRLYGLAFEHRPWSTFGDADKIAPYNPLRRVPTLVLDDGEALIESMIILDYLDDLVGPEKAMLPRGGTERRKHLRICALASGLGDKAVSLLYERVLRKEQLALWVERCQAQIADVLEVLEAERAKVTTPYWLGTRIGHADVAVACVMRFTREAHPDLFDASRYPALAAHSERCEALAPFQEIVQPLAPPKG, from the coding sequence ATGTTCCTGATCGGCCAATATGATTCCCCCTTCGTCCGCCGCGTCGCGATTGCGCTGCGGCTTTACGGGCTCGCCTTCGAGCACAGACCGTGGTCGACCTTCGGCGATGCCGACAAGATCGCGCCGTACAATCCGCTCCGCCGCGTGCCGACCCTGGTGCTCGACGACGGCGAGGCGCTGATCGAGAGCATGATCATCCTCGACTATCTCGACGACCTCGTCGGGCCCGAGAAGGCCATGCTGCCGCGCGGCGGCACCGAGCGGCGCAAGCATTTGCGCATCTGCGCGCTCGCCTCCGGCCTCGGCGACAAGGCGGTCAGCCTGCTCTACGAGCGCGTGCTGCGGAAGGAGCAACTCGCGCTGTGGGTCGAGCGTTGCCAGGCGCAGATCGCGGACGTGCTAGAGGTGCTCGAGGCCGAGCGCGCCAAGGTGACGACGCCGTACTGGCTGGGGACGCGCATCGGCCACGCCGACGTCGCCGTCGCTTGCGTCATGCGCTTCACCCGCGAAGCGCATCCCGACCTGTTCGATGCCTCGCGCTATCCAGCGCTCGCGGCCCATAGCGAGCGCTGCGAGGCGCTGGCCCCGTTCCAGGAGATCGTGCAGCCGCTGGCCCCGCCGAAGGGGTGA
- the metH gene encoding methionine synthase: protein MTVTISPKRTALLNAARERILVLDGAMGTMIQNLQLDEKAFRGERFKNFHRDLRGNNDLLILTQPQAIEDIHAAYLRAGADIVATNTFSTTSIAQADYDLTDIVYEMAREGARLAGNAARRVAAEDGKPRFVAGAIGPTNRTASISPDVSNPGYRAVTFDDLRKSYGEQIRGLIDGGVDLLLVETIFDTLNAKAALYAIAEITEERGIDMPVMVSGTITDKSGRLLSGQMPEAFWNSVRHAKPITIGFNCALGAEDLRAHIADIGRVADTLVCAYPNAGLPNEFGQYDETPEYMARLVGEFARDGLVNIVGGCCGTTPDHIAAIAASVAPHKPRIVPDIEPRLRLSGLEPFVLTDAIPFVNVGERTNVTGSARFRKLITAGDYTAALQVARDQVENGAQIIDVNMDEGLLDSEAAMVTFLNLLAAEPDIARVPVMVDSSKFSVIEAGLKCVQGKPVVNSISMKEGEEKFIHEAKVARRHGAAVVVMAFDEVGQADTFARKTEICKRAYDILVNKIGFPPEDIIFDPNIFAIATGIEEHNNYGVDFIEATRWIRQNLPGAHVSGGVSNLSFSFRGNEPVREAMHSVFLYHAIKAGMDMGIVNAGQMIVYDDIDPELRQVCEDVVLNRDPGASERLLALAEKFRGKKTESKEADLAWREWPVEKRLSHSLVHGITEFIEQDTEEARQKSSRPLDVIEGPLMAGMNVVGDLFGDGKMFLPQVVKSARVMKQAVAYLMPFMEEEKARNLASGIGTEGSSSAGKIVLATVKGDVHDIGKNIVGIVLQCNNFEVIDLGVMVPAAKIVETVKAEKADIVGLSGLITPSLDEMAFFAGELQREGLRLPLLIGGATTSRVHTAVKIDPSYRAGPVVHVNDASRAVGVASALLSPEKREAYAAEVRAEYAKISEAHLRAQADKKRLKLADARANRVPIDFAANKPVKPTFLGTRSFDEYDLAELVPYIDWTPFFQTWELAGRFPAILDDAKVGEVARSLYDDARKMLDTIVKEKWFRARATIGFWPANAQGDDIVLYADESRTKSIATLHTLRQQLEKREGRFNAALSDFIAPAGVPDYIGGFVVTAGIGEDAVADRFKMANDDYSSILCKALADRLAEAFAERMHARVRREFWAYAPDEALSNEELILEKYSGIRPAPGYPAQPDHTEKATLFELLDAEATAGVKLTESFAMWPGSSVSGLYFASPESYYFGVGKIERDQVEDYAARKGMSVAEAERWLAPVLNYIPSRDKPFAATPANDEMPKDLASHPPGCTCAVHLVWQKKRAGAG, encoded by the coding sequence ACGACCTCGATCGCGCAGGCCGATTACGACCTCACCGACATCGTCTACGAGATGGCGCGCGAGGGCGCCCGCCTCGCCGGCAATGCGGCACGGCGCGTCGCCGCCGAGGACGGCAAGCCGCGCTTCGTTGCCGGTGCCATCGGCCCCACCAACCGCACCGCCTCGATCTCGCCCGACGTCTCCAATCCCGGCTACCGCGCCGTCACCTTCGACGATTTGCGCAAGTCCTATGGCGAGCAGATCCGCGGCCTGATCGACGGCGGCGTCGACCTCCTGCTGGTCGAGACCATCTTCGACACGCTCAACGCCAAGGCGGCGCTCTATGCGATCGCCGAGATCACCGAAGAGCGCGGCATCGACATGCCGGTGATGGTGTCGGGCACCATCACCGATAAGTCCGGCCGCCTGCTCTCGGGCCAGATGCCGGAAGCGTTCTGGAATTCGGTGCGACATGCAAAGCCCATCACCATCGGCTTCAACTGCGCGCTCGGTGCAGAAGATCTGCGCGCGCACATAGCCGACATCGGCCGCGTCGCCGACACGCTCGTGTGCGCCTATCCCAATGCCGGCCTGCCGAACGAGTTCGGCCAATATGACGAGACGCCGGAGTACATGGCCCGCCTCGTCGGCGAGTTCGCGCGCGATGGCCTCGTCAACATCGTCGGCGGCTGCTGCGGCACCACGCCGGACCATATCGCGGCGATCGCAGCTAGCGTCGCCCCGCACAAGCCGCGCATCGTGCCGGATATCGAGCCGCGCCTGCGGCTCTCCGGCCTCGAGCCGTTCGTGCTGACCGACGCGATCCCCTTCGTCAATGTCGGCGAGCGGACCAACGTCACGGGTTCGGCCCGCTTCCGCAAGCTGATCACCGCCGGCGATTACACCGCCGCGCTCCAGGTCGCGCGCGACCAGGTCGAGAACGGCGCCCAGATCATCGACGTCAACATGGACGAGGGCCTGCTCGATTCCGAAGCGGCGATGGTGACGTTCCTCAACCTCCTCGCCGCCGAGCCCGACATCGCGCGCGTCCCGGTCATGGTCGATTCCTCGAAATTCTCCGTGATCGAGGCCGGCCTGAAATGCGTGCAGGGCAAGCCGGTCGTGAACTCGATCTCGATGAAGGAAGGCGAGGAGAAGTTCATCCACGAGGCGAAAGTAGCGCGTCGTCACGGCGCGGCGGTGGTGGTCATGGCGTTCGACGAGGTCGGCCAGGCCGATACGTTTGCGCGCAAGACCGAGATCTGCAAGCGCGCCTACGACATCCTGGTGAACAAGATCGGCTTCCCGCCCGAGGACATCATCTTCGATCCGAACATCTTCGCGATCGCGACCGGCATCGAGGAGCACAACAATTACGGCGTCGACTTCATCGAGGCGACGCGCTGGATCCGCCAGAACCTGCCGGGCGCGCATGTCTCGGGCGGCGTCTCCAACCTGTCGTTCTCGTTCCGCGGCAACGAGCCGGTGCGCGAGGCCATGCACTCGGTGTTTCTGTATCACGCCATCAAAGCCGGCATGGACATGGGCATCGTCAATGCCGGGCAGATGATCGTCTATGACGACATCGATCCGGAGCTGCGGCAAGTGTGCGAGGACGTCGTCCTCAATCGCGATCCCGGCGCGTCCGAGCGGCTGCTGGCGCTGGCGGAGAAATTCCGCGGCAAGAAGACGGAAAGCAAGGAAGCCGATCTCGCCTGGCGCGAATGGCCGGTGGAGAAGCGGCTGTCGCATTCGCTGGTACACGGCATCACCGAATTCATCGAGCAGGACACCGAGGAGGCCCGCCAGAAATCCTCGCGCCCGCTCGACGTCATCGAGGGCCCGCTGATGGCCGGCATGAACGTCGTCGGCGACCTCTTCGGCGATGGCAAGATGTTTTTGCCGCAGGTGGTGAAGTCCGCCCGCGTCATGAAGCAGGCCGTTGCTTACCTGATGCCGTTCATGGAGGAGGAGAAGGCGCGCAACCTTGCGAGCGGCATCGGCACCGAGGGTTCGTCGTCCGCCGGCAAGATCGTGCTCGCGACGGTGAAGGGCGATGTCCACGACATCGGCAAGAACATCGTCGGCATCGTGCTCCAGTGCAACAATTTCGAGGTCATCGACCTCGGCGTGATGGTGCCGGCGGCGAAGATCGTCGAGACCGTGAAGGCGGAAAAGGCGGACATCGTCGGGCTCTCCGGCCTGATCACGCCCTCGCTCGACGAGATGGCGTTCTTCGCCGGCGAATTGCAGCGCGAAGGCTTGAGGCTGCCGCTGCTGATCGGCGGCGCCACCACCAGCCGCGTGCATACGGCGGTCAAGATCGACCCGAGCTATCGCGCCGGTCCCGTCGTGCATGTCAACGACGCCAGCCGCGCCGTCGGCGTCGCCTCCGCGCTGCTCTCGCCGGAGAAGCGCGAGGCCTATGCCGCCGAGGTGCGCGCCGAATACGCCAAGATCTCGGAGGCGCATCTGCGCGCGCAGGCCGACAAGAAGCGGTTGAAGCTCGCTGATGCCCGCGCCAACCGCGTGCCGATCGATTTCGCCGCGAACAAGCCGGTGAAGCCGACCTTCCTCGGCACCCGCAGCTTCGACGAATATGACCTCGCCGAGCTCGTGCCCTATATCGACTGGACGCCGTTCTTCCAGACCTGGGAGCTCGCCGGACGCTTCCCCGCCATCCTCGACGACGCCAAGGTCGGCGAGGTCGCGCGCTCGCTCTATGACGACGCGCGCAAGATGCTCGACACCATCGTCAAGGAGAAGTGGTTCCGGGCGCGCGCGACGATCGGCTTCTGGCCGGCGAACGCGCAAGGCGACGACATCGTGCTCTATGCCGACGAGAGCCGCACCAAGAGCATCGCGACGCTGCATACGCTGCGCCAGCAGCTGGAGAAGCGCGAAGGCCGCTTCAACGCGGCGCTGTCCGACTTCATCGCGCCGGCCGGCGTGCCGGATTACATCGGCGGCTTCGTCGTCACCGCAGGGATCGGCGAGGATGCGGTTGCCGATCGCTTCAAGATGGCCAACGACGATTACTCATCGATCCTGTGCAAGGCGCTGGCCGACCGCCTCGCCGAGGCCTTCGCCGAACGCATGCATGCGCGCGTGCGGCGCGAGTTCTGGGCCTATGCGCCGGACGAGGCGCTCTCCAACGAGGAGCTGATCCTGGAGAAGTACTCTGGGATCCGCCCCGCGCCCGGCTATCCCGCGCAGCCCGACCACACCGAGAAGGCGACACTGTTCGAGCTGCTCGATGCGGAGGCCACCGCCGGCGTGAAGCTGACCGAGAGCTTTGCGATGTGGCCGGGCTCAAGCGTGTCCGGGCTCTATTTTGCCAGCCCCGAAAGCTATTATTTCGGCGTCGGCAAGATCGAGCGCGACCAGGTCGAGGACTACGCCGCGCGCAAGGGCATGAGTGTCGCGGAAGCCGAGCGCTGGCTCGCGCCGGTGCTGAACTACATCCCGTCGCGGGACAAGCCCTTCGCCGCCACGCCGGCGAACGACGAGATGCCGAAAGACCTCGCCTCGCATCCGCCGGGCTGCACCTGCGCGGTGCACCTCGTCTGGCAGAAAAAGCGCGCGGGGGCGGGCTAG